A section of the Selenomonadales bacterium genome encodes:
- the atoD gene encoding acetate CoA-transferase subunit alpha — protein MRSKVTSPSHALASLQDGMSVMIGGFLCVGTPEGLVDEVLAKGSKDLTVIGNDTGFPERGIGKLIVAKRVKKAMASHIGTNPETGRQMHSGETEVVLVPQGTLAEQVRAAGAGLGGVLTPTGVGTVVEEGKQKLTIEGKEYLLELPLHADFALIKAYKADEKGNLVYRRAARNFNPLMAMAAKVVVAEAEEIVPVGAIDPDEVMTPGLFVTYVVRAGS, from the coding sequence ATGAGGAGTAAAGTTACATCACCCTCACATGCCCTCGCTTCGCTGCAGGACGGCATGTCAGTAATGATCGGCGGCTTCTTGTGCGTAGGGACGCCGGAAGGGCTAGTAGATGAGGTGCTGGCGAAGGGCAGCAAAGACTTAACCGTCATCGGCAACGACACCGGCTTTCCTGAGCGGGGCATAGGTAAGCTGATTGTCGCCAAGCGCGTAAAGAAGGCCATGGCCTCGCATATCGGCACGAACCCCGAGACCGGCAGGCAGATGCACTCAGGCGAAACCGAGGTCGTGCTTGTGCCGCAGGGTACACTCGCCGAGCAGGTGCGCGCGGCAGGCGCGGGTCTAGGCGGAGTCCTCACCCCCACCGGGGTAGGCACCGTAGTAGAAGAAGGCAAGCAGAAACTGACGATAGAAGGCAAAGAGTACCTGCTCGAACTGCCGCTTCACGCCGACTTTGCGTTGATTAAAGCATACAAGGCCGACGAGAAGGGCAACCTCGTTTACCGCCGCGCGGCGCGCAACTTTAACCCCCTGATGGCCATGGCGGCCAAGGTTGTTGTCGCCGAAGCAGAAGAAATAGTCCCCGTCGGCGCTATCGACCCCGACGAAGTAATGACGCCGGGGTTGTTTGTGACGTATGTGGTGCGAGCGGGGAGTTAG
- a CDS encoding four helix bundle protein → MTGGHETLLVWQKAHAFVLDAYKITANFPRDELYGLTSQIRRAAVSVPTNIAEGKNRGSDADYARFLYISRASCGELEYLLLLAKDLGLLPEQEYRRLDAEARTVSRMLNGLLKALASPPTVVPRAGARRLAAGSKSNRRMVTNEE, encoded by the coding sequence ATGACGGGAGGACACGAAACGCTACTAGTGTGGCAGAAGGCGCACGCATTTGTTCTTGACGCCTACAAGATTACAGCGAACTTCCCGCGCGACGAGTTATACGGCTTGACCTCGCAGATAAGGCGCGCTGCTGTGTCCGTGCCGACCAACATTGCGGAGGGGAAGAACAGGGGATCCGACGCAGACTACGCTAGGTTTCTTTACATATCTCGCGCTTCTTGTGGTGAACTAGAGTACCTGCTATTGCTGGCTAAAGATCTCGGCTTGCTCCCCGAGCAGGAATATCGTAGGCTTGACGCGGAAGCGCGCACGGTCTCCAGAATGCTAAATGGACTACTTAAAGCGTTAGCTTCGCCTCCGACGGTCGTTCCTAGGGCTGGCGCCCGGCGGCTGGCGGCTGGCAGCAAATCCAACAGGAGGATGGTCACAAATGAGGAGTAA
- a CDS encoding 3-keto-5-aminohexanoate cleavage protein: MTKLIITAALVGAEVTRAQTPYLPLTPAEIAEEAYRSWQAGASIAHIHVRDKDGKPSQDPEIFRETMRLMREKCDLIVQLSTGGAVTAKIEERIAPITLRPEMATLTAGTCNFGDDVFMNSPQYMERIAKALQEHGVKPEVEVLETGMIQNALALLKKGLLSEPLHFDLVLGVPGAMPGTAKNLMHLVESLPAGATWTVAGIGRAELPLAVMAIVLGGHVRVGFEDNIYYSKGVLAKSNAELVARIVRIARECGREIATPTEAREMLGIAARRQPPASRSSV; the protein is encoded by the coding sequence ATGACTAAACTCATCATCACCGCCGCTTTAGTCGGCGCAGAAGTTACCCGCGCGCAAACCCCATACCTACCCCTTACTCCGGCGGAGATCGCCGAGGAGGCGTATCGCTCTTGGCAAGCCGGTGCGTCAATAGCACATATTCACGTGCGCGACAAAGACGGTAAGCCTTCACAGGACCCGGAGATTTTCCGCGAGACGATGCGCCTGATGCGCGAGAAGTGCGATCTAATCGTGCAGCTCTCTACCGGCGGGGCGGTGACGGCGAAAATCGAGGAGCGCATCGCGCCGATTACCCTGAGGCCCGAGATGGCCACGCTTACCGCGGGCACCTGCAACTTTGGCGACGATGTCTTTATGAACTCGCCGCAGTACATGGAGCGCATCGCAAAAGCGCTGCAGGAGCACGGCGTTAAACCCGAGGTCGAGGTCCTTGAAACAGGCATGATTCAAAACGCACTTGCTCTGCTTAAAAAAGGCCTGCTAAGTGAACCGCTCCACTTTGACTTGGTGCTAGGTGTGCCCGGTGCCATGCCCGGTACGGCCAAGAACCTAATGCACTTGGTGGAAAGCCTGCCTGCGGGTGCCACTTGGACCGTCGCCGGCATCGGGCGCGCCGAGCTGCCGCTAGCCGTAATGGCCATTGTCCTGGGCGGGCACGTGCGCGTTGGCTTTGAGGACAACATCTATTACTCAAAAGGTGTGCTCGCCAAGAGCAACGCCGAACTTGTGGCGCGCATAGTGCGCATTGCCCGCGAGTGCGGCCGCGAAATAGCGACGCCAACTGAGGCGAGGGAGATGCTTGGGATAGCCGCCAGGCGCCAGCCGCCAGCCTCCAGGAGTAGTGTATGA
- a CDS encoding four helix bundle protein translates to MGFELMNRLEVLSRAHGLVMQVYRATESFPKAEQFGIVSQIRRAAVSIPTNICEGKGRGSDLEFLRFLAIARASLLEVRYLTLLSKDLGYWGPDTYRKIESDLDDIASMISKMNTAVRRTLSEQRSVRTNQLSGKRTAESPRRRFPT, encoded by the coding sequence GTGGGTTTTGAGTTGATGAACAGACTCGAGGTTTTGTCTAGAGCGCATGGTTTGGTGATGCAGGTATATAGAGCCACCGAGAGTTTCCCCAAGGCCGAGCAGTTTGGGATTGTGAGTCAGATACGAAGGGCGGCTGTGTCGATACCAACCAACATCTGTGAAGGGAAGGGACGGGGAAGCGACTTGGAGTTCCTGCGGTTCCTTGCTATTGCCAGGGCATCTTTGCTTGAGGTGCGCTACCTAACCTTATTAAGTAAGGACTTGGGATATTGGGGTCCCGACACGTATCGCAAAATTGAAAGTGACCTAGATGACATCGCCTCGATGATTAGTAAGATGAATACAGCTGTTAGGAGGACGCTGAGCGAGCAACGCAGCGTTCGCACGAACCAATTAAGCGGAAAGCGGACAGCGGAAAGCCCCAGAAGGAGGTTTCCCACATGA
- a CDS encoding 3-aminobutyryl-CoA ammonia lyase: MKTMIRLRMSNHDAHYGGNLVDGARIMALFGDLATELLIRHDGDEGLFVAYDSVEFKAPTYAGDYIEAHGEITKVGNTSRKMTFAAYKVIRALNDPANPSAAEVLPEPLLVCRASGTCVVPAAKQRGRV; the protein is encoded by the coding sequence ATGAAGACCATGATTAGACTGCGCATGAGCAATCACGACGCGCATTACGGCGGCAACTTAGTGGACGGCGCGCGCATAATGGCGCTGTTTGGCGACCTAGCGACCGAGCTCCTCATCCGCCACGACGGAGACGAGGGGCTGTTTGTGGCCTACGACAGCGTGGAGTTTAAGGCTCCAACCTACGCCGGAGACTATATCGAAGCGCACGGGGAGATTACTAAGGTAGGCAATACCAGTCGCAAGATGACGTTCGCCGCCTACAAAGTAATCCGCGCGCTTAACGACCCCGCCAACCCTTCTGCCGCCGAAGTGCTGCCCGAACCGCTGTTAGTGTGCCGCGCGAGTGGGACGTGTGTCGTTCCCGCTGCGAAGCAGCGGGGGAGAGTGTAG
- a CDS encoding peptidoglycan-binding protein, which translates to MRRLSRVLIASIALVLLLASFLWQPRATASSLYSVLTQVMDMLQREYWRDIDGKTLVQGALQGIVNALDDEHAYYIPPEVYGLLLSQVTRTQPGIGVKIEIAPDGAKIAQLYRASPALSAGLKIGDVITAVDGRAIKGLGIAQVMSQLDGEVNTLVRLTYYSGDPASVQTVSLTRQWVTPPSAAWGVHQGYGYIRILTFGEHLAADVKDALEALKDTPGIILDLRDCQGGSMQSLMAVTQYFVPQGLMGFVESRGQRQPLRSPGPGPAKPFVALVNAGTASAAEILAAGMKYSGTLLVGEITYGKGTAQRWHDLGPELGGIIYTVGNYLDITGARIDGRGLTPNVIVGNTFTRMPQAAERVSEESTLRYGTKSAEVVKLQKGLRLLGYYVGEITGIYDTNTASAVSRFQQREGLAADGVAAVEDIRLLNQRLHVPPSIVDNQLDRAVNILRNPPRRP; encoded by the coding sequence ATGAGAAGACTATCAAGAGTTCTAATCGCCAGCATCGCACTGGTATTATTGCTGGCAAGTTTCTTGTGGCAACCTAGGGCCACGGCTAGCAGCCTCTATAGCGTACTAACACAGGTCATGGATATGTTGCAAAGGGAATACTGGAGAGACATCGACGGCAAGACCTTAGTCCAGGGAGCCCTGCAAGGCATCGTTAACGCTCTAGATGACGAACATGCCTATTACATACCACCAGAGGTTTACGGGCTGTTGTTGTCGCAAGTAACAAGGACGCAACCAGGGATAGGTGTCAAGATTGAAATCGCTCCAGACGGAGCCAAGATAGCGCAGTTGTACAGGGCTAGCCCTGCCCTATCCGCAGGCCTAAAGATTGGCGACGTGATTACCGCTGTGGACGGGAGGGCTATTAAGGGTCTGGGCATTGCGCAGGTGATGAGCCAACTAGACGGCGAGGTAAATACCCTAGTTCGGCTCACCTATTACAGCGGTGATCCCGCTAGCGTCCAAACAGTCTCGCTGACTCGCCAGTGGGTGACCCCGCCCTCCGCTGCTTGGGGAGTGCACCAAGGCTATGGCTATATTAGAATTCTTACCTTCGGCGAGCACCTTGCCGCTGACGTAAAAGACGCTCTAGAGGCCCTGAAGGACACCCCTGGGATCATTCTCGATTTACGAGATTGCCAAGGCGGCTCTATGCAATCGCTTATGGCTGTCACACAGTACTTTGTGCCACAAGGTTTAATGGGTTTTGTCGAAAGCCGCGGCCAAAGGCAACCCTTACGGAGCCCCGGGCCTGGTCCTGCCAAACCGTTTGTCGCCCTTGTCAACGCAGGCACAGCCAGCGCTGCGGAGATACTAGCCGCAGGCATGAAGTATAGCGGCACTTTGCTTGTGGGGGAGATTACCTATGGCAAGGGTACAGCTCAACGCTGGCACGACCTCGGCCCCGAGTTAGGGGGCATTATCTACACCGTAGGCAATTACCTAGATATTACTGGAGCACGTATCGATGGGCGGGGACTCACTCCAAATGTCATCGTCGGGAATACGTTTACACGCATGCCGCAAGCTGCCGAGCGCGTTTCCGAGGAGTCCACATTGCGGTATGGCACCAAGAGCGCTGAAGTGGTGAAATTGCAGAAAGGCCTGCGGCTCCTTGGCTACTATGTGGGTGAGATCACCGGCATATACGACACCAATACGGCCAGCGCGGTTAGTCGATTCCAGCAGCGAGAGGGGCTCGCAGCAGATGGCGTTGCAGCGGTAGAGGACATCCGTCTGCTCAACCAGAGGTTACATGTTCCTCCAAGCATAGTCGATAACCAACTAGATCGTGCTGTCAACATCCTTAGGAACCCCCCGCGAAGGCCATGA
- a CDS encoding copper amine oxidase N-terminal domain-containing protein: MKKLLAFALSIAMLATLFVGVTFAATPTATLQVTQTGTAALNADIILQGALLPVGGVGATLPTAMYSVIVQRRPIGGAWGAFATIATAVQTPANRSFHAAIRLTGHGDYRVIVADSAGAALNATGGIATPILVHTIGTVARSALAVTPTVPSVVWRLDNALDIPMTVTRVVGGTTTHVPLSDLQIVAATFNGLPVAAIGPVSTVTGNIRQFTVTNPTPAVTSGTISFTVRHTDDNWEGVAHITVAPRAAFNASVMWIPDPPVAHQPLTILLTSAFDAAGLGIGAGVGGVSPTFAYTRTTFAGPIAATTALVDHGSRTVTPNAPGVITVTVEFYSAAHALVGTVTREITVPLHRITVPVTAHRRGDVVALSAIITDALGNRINNAEVTFTAVPAAGQPAMFRRRLATAGTFEDAAAAGNSIVMRGGTPLGHGQSVVNGEYSVEVTLNSIGQIDISVRDLVWDAEATAFVYAPGPERLQAIAVTATAGYTVTLAHTLLAGGAAEAVPVTVTGLAAGVTPSFFIGTTPVTAVPTATPNVWNVSLSAAAAGTFTITAANNAVLADATIIGTTTITAVAPVVAVTPAGGRLTAEFRDVITVTVTDPRTNVPVARAITVAPRNITAPNGAALPTTTIASIEQRAVATPTPAWGAYVAATSASAQQYQILAHTAALSVGGVAQAPQVRITVAGAPPTDLTLHAATLVVGPASLVRDSSGTVTVRLNNAHGVALTGRAVSVTVPANVAGGTTTFSPVIPTGGILEVVVVPSFPTTGVMPASEIGISVTPDRAVATALTATIPVVAPPAPPRDTARPTIEVTAPSVTTDANAMITIVARDNVAVTGIIFEGAPVAMFPGATVTIMRTVALREGLNSFTLSVTDAAGNVTDRIIVIDRRIPAPVAHTITIGRANPAIGLDVPANVRNGRLMVPFRWFGERILNATVDFRVVGAAEIVTLHRGNMHVELTLNSTIAKVNGVPVALDVAPFATGGRTLVPARFLAETFGYIVNWNPVNDEVTFTVRP; this comes from the coding sequence ATGAAAAAACTGCTTGCTTTTGCGTTAAGCATAGCTATGCTGGCGACTCTGTTCGTCGGAGTAACTTTTGCTGCTACCCCAACTGCTACCCTACAGGTAACCCAGACAGGCACCGCTGCCTTAAACGCCGATATCATCCTACAGGGCGCATTGCTCCCCGTAGGCGGTGTTGGTGCAACTCTTCCTACTGCGATGTACAGTGTTATTGTGCAGCGTCGGCCGATTGGTGGAGCATGGGGGGCATTTGCCACAATTGCTACCGCCGTACAGACGCCTGCGAACCGCTCTTTCCATGCAGCTATTCGCTTGACTGGACATGGCGACTATCGCGTTATTGTAGCGGACAGCGCCGGAGCAGCGCTCAACGCCACCGGTGGCATTGCTACCCCGATCCTTGTCCACACTATTGGCACGGTCGCACGCTCAGCCCTAGCCGTAACTCCCACCGTCCCGTCGGTTGTGTGGCGTCTTGACAACGCGCTCGACATTCCAATGACTGTAACGCGTGTTGTTGGCGGAACGACAACGCATGTCCCCCTAAGTGACCTGCAAATCGTGGCTGCAACCTTTAACGGTCTCCCTGTGGCAGCAATCGGCCCAGTATCAACCGTTACGGGCAATATCCGGCAGTTTACGGTCACGAATCCTACCCCGGCTGTAACCAGCGGCACGATTAGTTTTACGGTACGTCACACTGACGACAACTGGGAAGGAGTCGCCCATATCACCGTTGCGCCGCGCGCTGCCTTTAACGCCAGCGTAATGTGGATACCTGATCCACCGGTTGCGCATCAGCCGCTGACCATACTCCTAACCTCAGCTTTCGATGCAGCAGGTCTAGGCATTGGTGCAGGCGTTGGCGGGGTGTCCCCGACATTCGCGTACACTCGCACGACTTTTGCGGGCCCAATTGCCGCTACAACTGCTCTGGTCGATCATGGCTCCCGCACAGTCACCCCGAACGCTCCTGGCGTGATTACCGTAACGGTAGAGTTCTACAGTGCGGCACATGCCCTTGTGGGGACTGTAACACGCGAAATCACCGTACCGCTCCACCGCATCACTGTCCCGGTGACTGCTCATCGGAGAGGCGACGTAGTTGCCCTGAGCGCCATCATCACCGATGCACTCGGCAACCGCATTAACAACGCTGAAGTGACCTTCACCGCAGTTCCTGCTGCTGGTCAGCCCGCCATGTTCCGCCGTAGGCTGGCAACTGCAGGCACGTTTGAGGACGCGGCTGCTGCTGGTAACAGCATTGTGATGCGCGGCGGCACCCCGCTAGGACACGGCCAAAGCGTAGTCAACGGTGAGTACTCCGTTGAAGTGACCCTCAACTCTATCGGTCAAATCGACATCTCTGTCAGAGACCTAGTGTGGGATGCTGAAGCAACGGCATTCGTGTATGCTCCTGGCCCAGAGAGACTGCAAGCGATTGCTGTTACGGCAACCGCTGGCTACACCGTCACTTTGGCCCATACCCTGCTTGCAGGTGGCGCTGCTGAAGCCGTACCGGTAACAGTAACCGGTCTTGCCGCAGGCGTAACCCCGAGCTTCTTCATCGGCACAACGCCAGTCACCGCAGTACCTACCGCAACTCCGAACGTATGGAACGTATCGCTGTCGGCAGCAGCCGCAGGCACGTTCACGATCACTGCCGCGAACAATGCTGTGTTGGCTGATGCCACAATAATTGGCACCACCACCATTACCGCCGTTGCTCCGGTTGTCGCCGTGACTCCCGCTGGCGGCAGACTCACTGCTGAGTTCCGCGATGTCATTACCGTGACCGTAACCGACCCGCGGACTAACGTACCAGTAGCCCGCGCTATCACCGTGGCTCCTCGGAACATCACCGCCCCTAACGGTGCAGCTCTTCCGACAACCACCATCGCCTCTATTGAGCAGCGCGCTGTAGCTACACCGACTCCTGCTTGGGGCGCGTATGTTGCAGCTACTTCTGCTAGCGCACAGCAATACCAGATTTTAGCTCACACTGCGGCACTATCGGTTGGTGGCGTAGCACAGGCTCCGCAGGTACGCATTACCGTAGCCGGCGCCCCTCCGACTGACCTCACCTTGCATGCAGCCACTTTGGTTGTCGGCCCAGCTAGCCTCGTGCGTGACAGCAGCGGTACAGTTACCGTTCGCTTGAACAACGCGCACGGCGTTGCTCTGACCGGTAGGGCTGTGAGTGTGACGGTTCCAGCTAATGTAGCTGGTGGCACAACCACGTTTAGCCCTGTCATCCCGACCGGTGGCATACTTGAGGTGGTTGTAGTCCCGTCGTTCCCGACAACCGGCGTAATGCCTGCCTCCGAGATTGGAATCTCGGTTACTCCTGACCGTGCAGTAGCCACTGCACTAACCGCAACGATTCCTGTTGTGGCTCCCCCGGCTCCTCCACGCGACACCGCTCGCCCAACCATCGAAGTAACTGCTCCTTCCGTAACAACCGACGCTAACGCGATGATCACCATCGTGGCTCGCGACAACGTTGCGGTTACCGGCATAATCTTCGAGGGCGCACCCGTGGCGATGTTCCCAGGCGCAACCGTAACGATTATGCGCACCGTTGCCTTGCGCGAAGGCCTCAACTCCTTCACCCTCTCTGTCACCGACGCAGCTGGCAACGTAACTGACCGCATCATCGTCATTGACCGCAGAATCCCCGCTCCGGTAGCGCACACCATTACCATCGGCAGAGCTAACCCTGCTATCGGCCTCGATGTGCCCGCTAACGTGCGCAACGGCCGCCTCATGGTGCCCTTCCGCTGGTTCGGTGAGCGCATCTTAAACGCCACCGTCGACTTCAGAGTTGTCGGCGCCGCTGAGATCGTCACCCTCCACCGCGGCAACATGCATGTTGAGCTCACCCTCAATAGCACCATTGCCAAGGTAAACGGAGTCCCGGTAGCCCTCGATGTAGCTCCGTTCGCCACCGGCGGCCGCACCTTGGTGCCTGCCCGCTTCTTGGCTGAGACCTTCGGCTATATCGTGAACTGGAACCCCGTCAACGACGAAGTAACCTTTACCGTAAGGCCATAA